A window from Falco naumanni isolate bFalNau1 chromosome 3, bFalNau1.pat, whole genome shotgun sequence encodes these proteins:
- the SFPQ gene encoding splicing factor, proline- and glutamine-rich isoform X2: protein MSRDRFRSRGGGGGGFHRRGGGGGRGGPNHDFRSPPPGMGMGQNRGPMGGGPQGPGGPPGGGPKPEPPKPPASTSAPPSSSSSAAATTAGPAGSQAGPGAPPPSALPAGQPPQQQTPVSAPSSAPSGPGGQPQPKPSPSPTPAGGPKKGQGQSPGGGPKGPGGPQQGPGGPHKGGPGHRGGPGGEPRGRGQQHQGQQSLSSQQGSAGGGGEKLSDEGFKANLSLLRRPGEKTYTQRCRLFVGNLPADITDEDFKRLFAKYGEPGEVFINKGKGFGFIKLESRALAEIAKAELDDTPMRGRQLRVRFATHAAALSVRNLSPYVSNELLEEAFSQFGPVERAVVIVDDRGRSTGKGIVEFASKPAARKAFERCTEGVFLLTTTPRPVIVEPLEQLDDEDGLPEKLAQKNPMYQKERETPPRFAQPGSFEFEYSQRWKSLDEMEKQQREQVAKNMKDAKDKLESEMEDAYHEHQANLLRQDLMRRQEELRRMEELHNQEMQKRKEIQLRQEEERRRREEEMMIRQREMEEQMRRQREENYSRMGYMDPRERDMRMGGATTMNMGDPYASAAQKFPPLGGGGGIGYEANPGVGQAAMSGSMMGSDMVKMKAE from the exons ATGTCGCGGGATCGGTTCCGTAGCCGTGGCGGCGGTGGAGGCGGCTTCCACCGGCGTGGCGGCGGCGGTGGCCGCGGCGGCCCCAACCACGATTTCCGCTCTCCGCCGCCCGGCATGGGCATGGGCCAGAACCGCGGCCCCATGGGGGGCGGCCCGCAGGGCCCGGGCGGCCCGCCGGGCGGGGGGCCGAAGCCCGAGCCTCCGAAGCCGCCCGCGTCGACCTCCGCTCCTCCTTCTTCGTCGTCCTCAGCCGCCGCCACCACGGCGGGGCCCGCCGGCAGCCAGGCGGGCCCGGGAGCGCCTCCACCGTCCGCGCTGCCCGcggggcagccgccgcagcagCAGACCCCGGTGTCGGCGCCCTCGTCGGCTCCCTCCGGCCCGGGGGGGCAGCCGCAGCCCAAGccgagccccagccccaccccgGCCGGCGGCCCTAAGAAAGGACAAGGACAGTCGCCCGGCGGCGGGCCTAAGGGGCCGGGCGGCCCCCAGCAGGGGCCCGGCGGGCCGCACAAGGGCGGGCCGGGGCaccgcggcgggccgggcggtGAGCCGCGCGGCCGcgggcagcagcaccagggacaGCAGAGCCTCTCCTCGCAGCAGGGCtcggccggcggcggcggcgagaAGCTCTCGGACGAG GGATTTAAAGCAAACCTCTCTCTGCTGAGGCGACCCGGGGAGAAGACCTATACGCAGCGTTGCCGCTTGTTCGTTGGTAATTTGCCCGCTGATATAACAGACgaagattttaaaagactgttCGCCAAATACGGGGAGCCAGGAGAGGTTTTTATCAATAAGGGGAAAGGCTTTGGATTCATTAAATTG GAATCTAGAGCTCTTGCAGAAATTGCGAAGGCAGAACTGGATGATACCCCCATGAGGGGTCGACAGCTTCGTGTTCGGTTTGCTAcacatgctgctgctctttcagTGCGTAATCTTTCGCCCTATGTGTCCAACGAGTTGCTGGAGGAAGCTTTTTCCCAGTTTGGTCCAGTAGAAAGAGCTGTTGTGATTGTAGATGATCGAGGTAGATCAACAGGAAAAGGCATTGTCGAATTTGCCTCAAAACCAGctgcaagaaaagcatttgaacGGTGTACTGAAGGAGTGTTTTTGTTGACAAC cacTCCTAGGCCAGTTATTGTGGAACCGTTGGAGCAACTGGATGATGAAGATGGTCTTCCAGAAAAGCTTGCTCAGAAGAATCCGATGTATCAAAA ggaaagagAGACTCCTCCCCGTTTTGCTCAGCCTGGCAGTTTTGAATTTGAATATTCCCAGAGGTGGAAATCTTTagatgaaatggaaaaacagcagagagagCAAGTAGCAAAAAACATGAAAGATGCCAAGGACAAACTTGAAAGTGAGATGGAAGATGCTTATCACGAGCATCAGGCAAACCTCTTGCGTCAAG ACCTTATGAGGCGTCAGGAAGAATTGAGACGTATGGAAGAACTCCATAATCAAGAAATGCAGAAACGCAAGGAAATTCAGCTGAG gcaggaggaggagcgTCGCAGGCGAGAAGAGGAAATGATGATACGTCAGCGGGAGATGGAAGAACAAATGAGGAGACAGAGGGAAGAGAATTATAGTAGAATGGGTTACATGGATCCA agggagagagacaTGAGAATGGGTGGTGCCACCACAATGAACATGGGAg ATCCTTATGCTTCTGCAGCCCAGAAATTTCCACCTCTCGGAGGTGGTGGCGGCATAGGTTATGAAGCTAATCCAGGAGTTGGCCAAGCAGCCATGAGTGGTTCTATGATGGGAAGTGACATG GTGAAGATGAAAGCTGAGTGA
- the SFPQ gene encoding splicing factor, proline- and glutamine-rich isoform X1 produces the protein MSRDRFRSRGGGGGGFHRRGGGGGRGGPNHDFRSPPPGMGMGQNRGPMGGGPQGPGGPPGGGPKPEPPKPPASTSAPPSSSSSAAATTAGPAGSQAGPGAPPPSALPAGQPPQQQTPVSAPSSAPSGPGGQPQPKPSPSPTPAGGPKKGQGQSPGGGPKGPGGPQQGPGGPHKGGPGHRGGPGGEPRGRGQQHQGQQSLSSQQGSAGGGGEKLSDEGFKANLSLLRRPGEKTYTQRCRLFVGNLPADITDEDFKRLFAKYGEPGEVFINKGKGFGFIKLESRALAEIAKAELDDTPMRGRQLRVRFATHAAALSVRNLSPYVSNELLEEAFSQFGPVERAVVIVDDRGRSTGKGIVEFASKPAARKAFERCTEGVFLLTTTPRPVIVEPLEQLDDEDGLPEKLAQKNPMYQKERETPPRFAQPGSFEFEYSQRWKSLDEMEKQQREQVAKNMKDAKDKLESEMEDAYHEHQANLLRQDLMRRQEELRRMEELHNQEMQKRKEIQLRQEEERRRREEEMMIRQREMEEQMRRQREENYSRMGYMDPRERDMRMGGATTMNMGDPYASAAQKFPPLGGGGGIGYEANPGVGQAAMSGSMMGSDMRPERFGQGGAGPVGGQGPRGMGPGTPTGYGRGREEYEGPNKKPRF, from the exons ATGTCGCGGGATCGGTTCCGTAGCCGTGGCGGCGGTGGAGGCGGCTTCCACCGGCGTGGCGGCGGCGGTGGCCGCGGCGGCCCCAACCACGATTTCCGCTCTCCGCCGCCCGGCATGGGCATGGGCCAGAACCGCGGCCCCATGGGGGGCGGCCCGCAGGGCCCGGGCGGCCCGCCGGGCGGGGGGCCGAAGCCCGAGCCTCCGAAGCCGCCCGCGTCGACCTCCGCTCCTCCTTCTTCGTCGTCCTCAGCCGCCGCCACCACGGCGGGGCCCGCCGGCAGCCAGGCGGGCCCGGGAGCGCCTCCACCGTCCGCGCTGCCCGcggggcagccgccgcagcagCAGACCCCGGTGTCGGCGCCCTCGTCGGCTCCCTCCGGCCCGGGGGGGCAGCCGCAGCCCAAGccgagccccagccccaccccgGCCGGCGGCCCTAAGAAAGGACAAGGACAGTCGCCCGGCGGCGGGCCTAAGGGGCCGGGCGGCCCCCAGCAGGGGCCCGGCGGGCCGCACAAGGGCGGGCCGGGGCaccgcggcgggccgggcggtGAGCCGCGCGGCCGcgggcagcagcaccagggacaGCAGAGCCTCTCCTCGCAGCAGGGCtcggccggcggcggcggcgagaAGCTCTCGGACGAG GGATTTAAAGCAAACCTCTCTCTGCTGAGGCGACCCGGGGAGAAGACCTATACGCAGCGTTGCCGCTTGTTCGTTGGTAATTTGCCCGCTGATATAACAGACgaagattttaaaagactgttCGCCAAATACGGGGAGCCAGGAGAGGTTTTTATCAATAAGGGGAAAGGCTTTGGATTCATTAAATTG GAATCTAGAGCTCTTGCAGAAATTGCGAAGGCAGAACTGGATGATACCCCCATGAGGGGTCGACAGCTTCGTGTTCGGTTTGCTAcacatgctgctgctctttcagTGCGTAATCTTTCGCCCTATGTGTCCAACGAGTTGCTGGAGGAAGCTTTTTCCCAGTTTGGTCCAGTAGAAAGAGCTGTTGTGATTGTAGATGATCGAGGTAGATCAACAGGAAAAGGCATTGTCGAATTTGCCTCAAAACCAGctgcaagaaaagcatttgaacGGTGTACTGAAGGAGTGTTTTTGTTGACAAC cacTCCTAGGCCAGTTATTGTGGAACCGTTGGAGCAACTGGATGATGAAGATGGTCTTCCAGAAAAGCTTGCTCAGAAGAATCCGATGTATCAAAA ggaaagagAGACTCCTCCCCGTTTTGCTCAGCCTGGCAGTTTTGAATTTGAATATTCCCAGAGGTGGAAATCTTTagatgaaatggaaaaacagcagagagagCAAGTAGCAAAAAACATGAAAGATGCCAAGGACAAACTTGAAAGTGAGATGGAAGATGCTTATCACGAGCATCAGGCAAACCTCTTGCGTCAAG ACCTTATGAGGCGTCAGGAAGAATTGAGACGTATGGAAGAACTCCATAATCAAGAAATGCAGAAACGCAAGGAAATTCAGCTGAG gcaggaggaggagcgTCGCAGGCGAGAAGAGGAAATGATGATACGTCAGCGGGAGATGGAAGAACAAATGAGGAGACAGAGGGAAGAGAATTATAGTAGAATGGGTTACATGGATCCA agggagagagacaTGAGAATGGGTGGTGCCACCACAATGAACATGGGAg ATCCTTATGCTTCTGCAGCCCAGAAATTTCCACCTCTCGGAGGTGGTGGCGGCATAGGTTATGAAGCTAATCCAGGAGTTGGCCAAGCAGCCATGAGTGGTTCTATGATGGGAAGTGACATG CGTCCTGAACGCTTTGGGCAGGGAGGTGCGGGGCCTGTGGGTGGCCAGGGTCCTAGAGGAATGGGGCCTGGAACACCAACAGGATATGGTAGAGGGAGAGAAGAATATGAAGGCCCAAACAAAAAGCCCCGATTTTAG
- the TMEM35B gene encoding transmembrane protein 35B — MAAAFRALRVLLGLFFLLAGAGKLSALLSADLHRYMQSQFVRYAEVFPLKELGFAPEPGWYLEVVGWVEAVAGLLLAFGPQLLQEISNFILSVIMIGAIYTLLVLREPLAMCAPATLCLGLLLLLNIRGHAAPAKPKFE, encoded by the exons ATGGCGGCGGCGTTCCGAGCGCTGCGCGTCCTGCTGGGGCTGTTCTTCCTGCTGGCGGGCGCCGGGAAGCTCTCGGCCCTGCTCTCGGCCGACCTGCACCGCTACATG CAGTCGCAGTTCGTGCGGTACGCCGAGGTGTTCCCCCTGAAGGAGCTGGGGTTCGCGCCGGAGCCGGGCTGGTACCTGGAGGTGGTGGGCTGGGTGGAGGCGGTGGCCGGGCTGCTGCTGGCGTTCGggccccagctcctgcaggagatCAGCAACTTCATCCTCAGCGTCATCATGATCG GTGCCATCTACACACTGCTGGTGCTGCGGGAGCCCCTGGCCATGTGTGCCCCCGCCACCCTCTGCCTCGgtctcctcctgctgctcaaCATCCGCGGGCACGCGGCCCCCGCCAAGCCCAAGTTCGAGTGA
- the LOC121084499 gene encoding platelet-activating factor receptor-like, whose product MNGSASGPLLAEHPGECMPSDPLQFVLVPAVYCLVLCVGLPGNLVALLVFLQSGKVRKAIRIYLINLTLADILFNLTLPLWIPYYLAGGDWLLSEAACRLAGAAYYLATYSAITFMALISFNRYCAVRAARRELPLTGRRGAALACALAWLLGLGCAVPTLATRQTFPTRAGTTACFEQHGRQRVYAYAMVGFFTAAFLVVLGTYASIARALSVPTAASPGFHRQQARAMVLGMLLVFVVCVAPYHLTLAPWVGSQPPVPLCRPPATLDMLHTLSVALLSLNSCLDPLIYCFSIRRFRADLGRTLRKIGRCVPLSPPAPAVPSARASSFASS is encoded by the coding sequence ATGAACGGCTCGGCGTCGGGGCCGCTGCTGGCTGAGCACCCCGGCGAGTGCATGCCCAGCGACCCGCTGCAGTTCGTGCTGGTTCCTGCTGTCTACTGCCTGGTGCTGTGCGTGGGGCTGCCGGGCAACCTGGTGGCCTTGCTGGTCTTCCTGCAGAGCGGCAAGGTGAGGAAGGCCATCCGCATCTACCTCATCAACCTCACGCTGGCCGACATCCTCTTCAACCTCACCCTGCCCCTCTGGATCCCCTACTACCTGGCCGGGGGGGACTGGCTGCTGTCGGAGGCTGCCTGCCGCCTGGCCGGGGCCGCCTACTACCTGGCGACCTACAGTGCCATCACCTTCATGGCGCTCATCAGCTTCAACCGGTACTGCGCGGTGCGGGCGGCACGGCGGGAGCTGCCGCTGACGGGGCGCCGGGGGGCCGCGCTGGCCTGTGCcctggcctggctgctggggctgggctgcgcCGTGCCCACCCTGGCCACCCGGCAGACCTTCCCCACCCGCGCCGGGACCACCGCCTGCTTTGAGCAGCATGGCCGGCAGCGGGTGTACGCCTACGCCATGGTGGGCTTCTtcactgctgccttcctggtggtgctgggcaccTATGCCTCCATCGCCCGGGCGCTCTCGGTGCCCACCGCCGCCTCGCCGGGCTTCCACCGGCAGCAGGCGCGCGCCAtggtgctggggatgctgctggtctTCGTGGTCTGCGTGGCCCCCTACCACCTCACGCTGGCCCCCTGGGTGGGCAGCCAGCCCCCCGTGCCACTCTGCAGGCCCCCTGCCACCCTGGACATGCTGCACACACTGAGCGTGGCCCTGCTCAGCCTCAACAGCTGCCTCGACCCCCTCATCTACTGCTTCTCCATCCGGCGCTTCCGTGCTGACCTGGGACGGACCCTGCGCAAGATTGGCCGGTGCGTCCCGCTctccccgccggcccccgccgtGCCCAGTGCCCGCGCGTCCTCCTTTGCCTCCTCGTAG